A genomic segment from Lasioglossum baleicum chromosome 5, iyLasBale1, whole genome shotgun sequence encodes:
- the Nw gene encoding narrow isoform X1, with amino-acid sequence MKIALLLLAVAAFASAQRITTIQLDGVQYFVSRMNPYSPELNYFLAYQYCRSLGLQLASFETKEKADTMTQYLKNAGYVKYNFWTSGNKLGTDMFLWMSTGLPFNATFDYMLRRPGNRPADVPPGTEPQRVSRDSGDSGSADGCVAMVAPTLAWEAQDCTREKDFICEQTRCYYYNYGSIPVSATQGNRRPYITTTSAPASDDQVDDHEESSLVTSDGAREEEENTDENRTPEEDGSSVVDEKPPEDPIVSRLITTAVSASDRQPSVAQSTSSPVVTEDIHEQPTNGELDNTRPDHLPDIASLFTDSPPAPQARKDNVFEGLQTREIHRSSLRSSSDMKLEHRESPDYLETQSETESPNNGLEDAHTVGPYDSVQDYYVDDHPEPAAELSMMKDQDDDSSTTLPEAEPAYRYNIKVRTNGKVLDPPSK; translated from the exons ATGAAGATCGCTCTGCTGCTGCTGGCCGTCGCGGCCTTCGCCTCAG CTCAAAGGATCACGACGATCCAGCTGGATGGCGTGCAGTACTTCGTCTCGAGGATGAACCCGTACAGTCCCGAGCTCAACTATTTCCTGGCGTATCAGTACTGTCGCTCGTTGGGCCTGCAGCTAGCCTCCTTCGAGACGAAGGAGAAGGCTGACACGATGACGCAGTATCTGAAGAACGCCGGCTACGTGAAGTACAACTTCTGGACATCGGGCAACAAACTGGGCACGGACATGTTCCTCTGGATGAGCACCGGCCTGCCGTTCAACGCCACCTTCGACTACATGCTCAGGCGACCTGGCAACAGACCCGCAGACGTTCCACCTGGCACCGAGCCTCAACGAGTATCTCGCGATAG CGGCGACAGCGGAAGCGCGGACGGTTGCGTGGCGATGGTTGCGCCGACGTTAGCTTGGGAGGCGCAGGACTGCACCCGGGAGAAGGACTTCATCTGCGAGCAGACAAGATGCTACTACTACAACTACGGCAGCATTCCAGTCTCTGCGACTCAGGG AAATCGCAGACCCTACATAACAACCACCTCGGCGCCAGCCAGCGACGACCAGGTCGACGACCACGAGGAGAGTAGTTTGGTGACGAGCGACGGGGCGCGCGAGGAGGAGGAGAACACCGACGAGAATCGAACACCGGAAGAAGATGGGAGCTCCGTCGTCGACGAGAAACCACCTGAAGACCCGATCGTCAGCAGGCTGATCACCACCGCCGTTTCCGCATCCGACAGGCAACCGTCGGTCGCTCAGTCGACGTCCTCGCCGGTCGTCACCGAGGACATCCACGAACAGCCGACGAACGGCGAACTGGACAACACCAGGCCGGACCATCTGCCGGACATCGCGAGCCTGTTCACCGACAGCCCTCCCGCCCCCCAGGCGAGGAAGGACAACGTGTTCGAAGGACTGCAGACCCGCGAGATTCACCGTTCGTCCCTGCGATCCTCCTCCGACATGAAACTCGAGCACCGCGAGTCCCCGGACTACCTCGAGACTCAATCGGAGACCGAGTCGCCCAACAACGGGCTGGAGGACGCGCATACCGTCGGCCCGTACGACAGCGTGCAGGATTACTATGTCGACGATCATCCGGAGCCGGCGGCCGAGCTGTCGATGATGAAAGACCAGGACGACGACAGCAGCACGACCCTGCCGGAGGCGGAACCGGCCTACAGGTACAACATTAAAGTGCGCACCAACGGCAAAGTATTAGATCCTCCGTCCAAGTAA
- the Nw gene encoding narrow isoform X2, with the protein MKIALLLLAVAAFASAQRITTIQLDGVQYFVSRMNPYSPELNYFLAYQYCRSLGLQLASFETKEKADTMTQYLKNAGYVKYNFWTSGNKLGTDMFLWMSTGLPFNATFDYMLRRPGNRPADVPPGTEPQRVSRDSGDSGSADGCVAMVAPTLAWEAQDCTREKDFICEQTRCYYYNYGSIPVSATQGSMASSVTLEPPGAFSPATNFQKSQTLHNNHLGASQRRPGRRPRGE; encoded by the exons ATGAAGATCGCTCTGCTGCTGCTGGCCGTCGCGGCCTTCGCCTCAG CTCAAAGGATCACGACGATCCAGCTGGATGGCGTGCAGTACTTCGTCTCGAGGATGAACCCGTACAGTCCCGAGCTCAACTATTTCCTGGCGTATCAGTACTGTCGCTCGTTGGGCCTGCAGCTAGCCTCCTTCGAGACGAAGGAGAAGGCTGACACGATGACGCAGTATCTGAAGAACGCCGGCTACGTGAAGTACAACTTCTGGACATCGGGCAACAAACTGGGCACGGACATGTTCCTCTGGATGAGCACCGGCCTGCCGTTCAACGCCACCTTCGACTACATGCTCAGGCGACCTGGCAACAGACCCGCAGACGTTCCACCTGGCACCGAGCCTCAACGAGTATCTCGCGATAG CGGCGACAGCGGAAGCGCGGACGGTTGCGTGGCGATGGTTGCGCCGACGTTAGCTTGGGAGGCGCAGGACTGCACCCGGGAGAAGGACTTCATCTGCGAGCAGACAAGATGCTACTACTACAACTACGGCAGCATTCCAGTCTCTGCGACTCAGGG ATCTATGGCTTCGTCGGTGACCCTCGAGCCGCCAGGCGCCTTCAGTCCTGCCACCAATTTCCAGAAATCGCAGACCCTACATAACAACCACCTCGGCGCCAGCCAGCGACGACCAGGTCGACGACCACGAGGAGAGTAG
- the Nw gene encoding narrow isoform X3 — protein sequence MKIALLLLAVAAFASAQRITTIQLDGVQYFVSRMNPYSPELNYFLAYQYCRSLGLQLASFETKEKADTMTQYLKNAGYVKYNFWTSGNKLGTDMFLWMSTGLPFNATFDYMLRRPGNRPADVPPGTEPQRVSRDSGDSGSADGCVAMVAPTLAWEAQDCTREKDFICEQTRCYYYNYGSIPVSATQGSSDVNVPQRG from the exons ATGAAGATCGCTCTGCTGCTGCTGGCCGTCGCGGCCTTCGCCTCAG CTCAAAGGATCACGACGATCCAGCTGGATGGCGTGCAGTACTTCGTCTCGAGGATGAACCCGTACAGTCCCGAGCTCAACTATTTCCTGGCGTATCAGTACTGTCGCTCGTTGGGCCTGCAGCTAGCCTCCTTCGAGACGAAGGAGAAGGCTGACACGATGACGCAGTATCTGAAGAACGCCGGCTACGTGAAGTACAACTTCTGGACATCGGGCAACAAACTGGGCACGGACATGTTCCTCTGGATGAGCACCGGCCTGCCGTTCAACGCCACCTTCGACTACATGCTCAGGCGACCTGGCAACAGACCCGCAGACGTTCCACCTGGCACCGAGCCTCAACGAGTATCTCGCGATAG CGGCGACAGCGGAAGCGCGGACGGTTGCGTGGCGATGGTTGCGCCGACGTTAGCTTGGGAGGCGCAGGACTGCACCCGGGAGAAGGACTTCATCTGCGAGCAGACAAGATGCTACTACTACAACTACGGCAGCATTCCAGTCTCTGCGACTCAGGG CAGCTCCGACGTAAACGTACCCCAACGAGGCTGA
- the Nw gene encoding narrow isoform X4 has protein sequence MKIALLLLAVAAFASAQRITTIQLDGVQYFVSRMNPYSPELNYFLAYQYCRSLGLQLASFETKEKADTMTQYLKNAGYVKYNFWTSGNKLGTDMFLWMSTGLPFNATFDYMLRRPGNRPADVPPGTEPQRVSRDSGDSGSADGCVAMVAPTLAWEAQDCTREKDFICEQTRCYYYNYGSIPVSATQG, from the exons ATGAAGATCGCTCTGCTGCTGCTGGCCGTCGCGGCCTTCGCCTCAG CTCAAAGGATCACGACGATCCAGCTGGATGGCGTGCAGTACTTCGTCTCGAGGATGAACCCGTACAGTCCCGAGCTCAACTATTTCCTGGCGTATCAGTACTGTCGCTCGTTGGGCCTGCAGCTAGCCTCCTTCGAGACGAAGGAGAAGGCTGACACGATGACGCAGTATCTGAAGAACGCCGGCTACGTGAAGTACAACTTCTGGACATCGGGCAACAAACTGGGCACGGACATGTTCCTCTGGATGAGCACCGGCCTGCCGTTCAACGCCACCTTCGACTACATGCTCAGGCGACCTGGCAACAGACCCGCAGACGTTCCACCTGGCACCGAGCCTCAACGAGTATCTCGCGATAG CGGCGACAGCGGAAGCGCGGACGGTTGCGTGGCGATGGTTGCGCCGACGTTAGCTTGGGAGGCGCAGGACTGCACCCGGGAGAAGGACTTCATCTGCGAGCAGACAAGATGCTACTACTACAACTACGGCAGCATTCCAGTCTCTGCGACTCAGGGGTAA